From Enhydrobacter sp., the proteins below share one genomic window:
- a CDS encoding YkgJ family cysteine cluster protein, translating to MADSGANSGTSTATLRLTVGALRIAHSITVPSRAVAASDVVPALQGLVNAVVETAETGKAISCRRGCGACCRQLVPISRTEGERLLQFVESMPAGRRAMLEARFADAEGKVVAAGLADRVDKSDRELSTAYFALGVPCPFLEEESCSIHAERPLVCREYLVTSPAELCAGPKQDGVTPVAVPKLSMAARKLQDDADDWFPLALLLRWARARPGQSTKRSGPEWIQRFLRQIGRAQS from the coding sequence ATGGCGGATTCCGGGGCCAATTCAGGTACTTCCACGGCCACGCTGAGGCTGACGGTCGGGGCCCTGCGCATCGCACATTCGATCACCGTTCCCAGTCGCGCTGTGGCGGCATCCGATGTCGTGCCGGCGCTGCAGGGCCTGGTGAATGCGGTCGTCGAGACTGCCGAGACGGGGAAGGCGATCTCCTGCCGCAGGGGCTGCGGCGCCTGCTGCCGCCAGCTCGTGCCGATCTCGCGTACCGAGGGCGAGCGGCTGCTGCAGTTCGTCGAGTCAATGCCGGCCGGGCGCCGCGCGATGCTGGAAGCGCGCTTCGCCGACGCCGAAGGGAAGGTCGTCGCGGCCGGGCTGGCCGATCGCGTCGACAAATCCGACCGCGAGCTGTCGACGGCCTACTTCGCGCTCGGCGTGCCGTGCCCCTTCCTCGAGGAGGAGAGCTGCTCGATCCATGCCGAGCGGCCGCTGGTGTGTCGCGAGTATCTCGTCACCTCGCCGGCCGAGCTGTGCGCCGGCCCCAAGCAGGACGGCGTGACGCCGGTGGCGGTGCCCAAACTGTCGATGGCGGCCCGCAAGCTCCAGGACGACGCCGACGACTGGTTTCCGCTGGCGCTGCTCCTGCGCTGGGCGCGCGCGCGGCCGGGCCAGTCGACCAAGCGGTCCGGGCCTGAATGGATCCAGCGCTTCCTTCGACAGATTGGACGCGCCCAGAGCTGA
- the recA gene encoding recombinase RecA, which produces MSAALKLVEKEGMENKNKALDAALAQIERAFGKGSIMKLGQREALEIESISTGSLGLDIALGIGGLPKGRIVEIYGPESSGKTTLALHVVAEAQKKGGACAFVDAEHALDPAYAKKLGVDIANLLISQPDAGEQALEIADTLVRSGAIDVLVIDSVAALVPRAELEGEMGDSLPGLQARLMSQALRKLTASISRSNTLVIFINQIRMKIGVMFGSPETTTGGNALKFYASVRLDIRRIGALKDRDEVVGNQTRVKVVKNKVAPPFKVVEFDIMYGEGVSKVGELIDLGEKAGIVEKSGSWYSYDGQRIGQGRENTKTYLREHPEMAQAIEQKVRANAGILAGALDGSKDDDNEDHDD; this is translated from the coding sequence ATGTCGGCAGCGCTGAAACTGGTCGAGAAAGAGGGCATGGAGAACAAGAACAAGGCGCTGGATGCGGCGCTGGCGCAGATCGAGCGCGCCTTCGGCAAGGGATCGATCATGAAGCTCGGCCAGCGCGAGGCGCTGGAGATCGAATCGATCTCGACCGGCTCGCTGGGCCTCGACATCGCGCTCGGCATCGGCGGCCTGCCCAAGGGCCGGATCGTCGAAATCTACGGGCCCGAGAGCTCGGGCAAGACCACTTTGGCGCTGCATGTCGTCGCCGAAGCCCAGAAGAAGGGCGGCGCCTGCGCCTTCGTCGATGCCGAGCATGCGCTCGATCCGGCCTACGCCAAGAAACTGGGCGTCGACATCGCCAATCTCCTGATCTCACAACCCGACGCCGGCGAGCAGGCGCTGGAGATCGCCGACACGCTGGTGCGTTCGGGCGCGATCGACGTGCTGGTGATCGACTCGGTCGCCGCCTTGGTGCCGCGTGCTGAGCTGGAGGGCGAAATGGGCGATTCGTTGCCCGGCCTGCAGGCCCGCCTGATGAGCCAGGCGCTGCGCAAGCTCACCGCCTCGATCTCGCGCTCCAACACGCTGGTGATCTTCATCAACCAGATCCGCATGAAGATCGGCGTCATGTTCGGCAGCCCGGAGACCACGACCGGCGGCAATGCGCTGAAGTTCTACGCCTCGGTGCGCCTCGACATCCGCCGCATCGGCGCGCTCAAGGACCGAGACGAGGTGGTCGGCAACCAGACCCGCGTGAAGGTGGTCAAGAACAAGGTCGCCCCGCCCTTCAAGGTGGTCGAATTCGACATCATGTACGGCGAGGGCGTCAGCAAGGTCGGTGAGTTGATCGATCTCGGCGAGAAGGCTGGCATCGTCGAAAAATCCGGCTCCTGGTACTCCTACGACGGCCAGCGCATCGGCCAGGGCCGCGAGAACACCAAGACCTATCTGCGTGAGCACCCCGAGATGGCGCAAGCCATCGAGCAGAAGGTCCGCGCGAACGCCGGCATTCTGGCCGGCGCCCTCGACGGCTCCAAGGACGACGACAACGAAGACCACGACGACTGA
- the alaS gene encoding alanine--tRNA ligase has protein sequence MASVSDIRRTFLEYFRRHGHEIVESSPLVPRNDPTLMFTNAGMVQFKNVFTGLEKRPYSRAATSQKCVRAGGKHNDLENVGYTARHHTFFEMLGNFSFGDYFKERAIELAWNLITKEYGLSPERLLVTVYSEDEEAAGYWRKISGFPDSRIIRIPTSDNFWAMGDTGPCGPCSEIFFDHGEGIPGGPPGSADADGDRFIEIWNLVFMQFEQVTRDERIDLPKPSIDTGMGLERIAAVLQHKHNNYDIDLFRALILAVAHETGVEPDGPQSASHKVIADHLRATSFLIADGVLPSNEGRGYVLRRIMRRAMRHAHILGAQDPVVFKLVPTLVKEMGDAYPELVRAQPLITETLKLEESRFKKTLGTGLKLLEDETRGLQAGGVLKGDVAFRLYDTYGFPLDLTQDVLRARDIKVDTAGFDKAMDEQRAKARAAWAGSGETADQAIWFDVRQRVGATDFLGYDTERAEGQIRAIVLDGKEVPALQAGQTGWIVTNQTPFYGESGGQLGDTGRLIGATGEAAVADVHKMLGDLHVHHARVEKGELKVGDDLVMAVDAVRRSQLRAHHSATHLLHEALRRQLGEHVTQKGSLVAPDRLRFDISHTKAISPEELRRIEDAVNERIRLNTEVATRLMTPDEAIAAGAMALFGEKYGDEVRVLSMGGADGEKYSVELCGGTHARRTGDIGLFKIVGEGAVSAGVRRIEALAGQAAEDHVRHQADLLQGAAAALKVRPEDLPSRLQALIEGQRRIERELSEARKALALAGGGLGGAASTADDVRQIGKVKMIGRVLNGVPGKDLKGMADEFKKKLGSGVVALIGVEEGKASAVVGVTDDLSKTLSAVELVRAGVAALGGKGGGGRPDMAQGGGPDAARASDALKAIEAAVGGAG, from the coding sequence ATGGCAAGCGTCAGCGACATCCGTCGCACATTCCTAGAGTACTTCCGCAGGCACGGCCACGAGATCGTGGAATCGAGCCCGTTGGTGCCGCGCAACGACCCGACGTTGATGTTCACCAACGCAGGCATGGTGCAGTTCAAGAACGTCTTCACGGGGCTGGAGAAGCGGCCCTACTCGCGCGCCGCCACGTCGCAAAAATGCGTGCGCGCCGGCGGTAAGCACAATGACCTGGAGAATGTCGGCTACACCGCGCGCCATCACACTTTCTTCGAGATGCTGGGCAACTTCTCGTTCGGCGACTATTTCAAGGAGCGCGCGATCGAGCTGGCCTGGAACCTGATCACCAAGGAGTACGGCCTGTCGCCCGAGCGCCTGCTCGTCACCGTGTACAGCGAGGACGAGGAAGCCGCCGGCTACTGGCGCAAGATCTCCGGCTTCCCCGACAGCAGGATCATCCGCATCCCGACTTCGGACAATTTCTGGGCGATGGGCGACACCGGCCCCTGCGGTCCATGCTCGGAGATCTTCTTCGACCATGGCGAGGGCATTCCCGGCGGCCCGCCGGGCAGTGCCGACGCCGACGGCGACCGCTTCATCGAGATCTGGAACCTGGTCTTCATGCAGTTCGAGCAGGTGACCAGGGACGAGCGCATCGACCTGCCCAAGCCGTCGATCGACACCGGCATGGGTCTGGAGCGCATCGCGGCGGTCCTGCAGCACAAGCACAACAACTACGACATCGACCTGTTTCGCGCGCTGATTCTGGCGGTGGCGCACGAGACGGGCGTAGAGCCGGACGGCCCGCAATCGGCGTCACACAAAGTGATCGCCGACCATCTTCGCGCGACGTCGTTCCTGATTGCCGACGGCGTGCTGCCCTCCAACGAGGGCCGCGGCTATGTTCTGCGCCGCATCATGCGGCGCGCGATGCGCCACGCCCACATCCTCGGCGCGCAGGATCCGGTCGTCTTCAAGCTGGTGCCGACCCTGGTCAAGGAGATGGGTGACGCCTATCCCGAGCTGGTGCGGGCACAGCCGCTGATCACCGAGACGCTGAAGCTCGAGGAATCGCGCTTCAAGAAGACGCTCGGCACCGGTCTGAAGCTGCTCGAGGACGAGACGCGCGGCCTGCAGGCCGGCGGCGTACTCAAGGGCGACGTTGCCTTCCGGCTCTACGACACCTACGGCTTCCCGCTCGACCTGACCCAGGACGTGCTGCGCGCGCGCGACATCAAGGTCGACACCGCAGGCTTCGACAAGGCGATGGACGAGCAGCGCGCCAAGGCGCGCGCCGCCTGGGCCGGCTCCGGCGAGACCGCAGACCAGGCGATCTGGTTCGACGTCCGCCAGAGGGTCGGCGCCACCGACTTCCTGGGCTACGATACCGAACGCGCCGAGGGGCAGATCCGGGCCATCGTGCTCGACGGCAAGGAAGTGCCCGCCCTGCAGGCCGGGCAAACCGGCTGGATCGTCACCAACCAGACGCCGTTCTACGGCGAGTCGGGCGGCCAGCTCGGCGACACCGGCCGGCTCATCGGCGCGACTGGCGAGGCCGCCGTTGCCGACGTGCACAAGATGCTGGGCGACCTGCACGTCCACCATGCCAGGGTCGAAAAGGGCGAATTGAAGGTCGGTGACGATCTCGTCATGGCTGTCGACGCCGTCCGCCGCTCGCAACTCCGCGCGCATCATTCGGCGACGCATCTGCTGCACGAAGCACTGCGCCGCCAGCTCGGCGAGCACGTGACCCAGAAGGGATCGCTCGTTGCACCCGACCGGCTGCGCTTCGACATCAGCCACACCAAGGCGATCTCGCCCGAGGAGCTGCGCAGGATCGAAGACGCGGTCAACGAGCGCATCCGGCTCAACACCGAAGTGGCGACGCGGCTGATGACCCCCGACGAGGCGATCGCGGCGGGCGCCATGGCGCTGTTCGGCGAGAAATACGGCGACGAAGTGCGCGTGCTGTCGATGGGCGGCGCCGACGGTGAAAAATACTCCGTCGAGCTGTGCGGCGGCACGCATGCGCGGCGCACCGGCGACATCGGCCTGTTCAAGATCGTGGGCGAGGGCGCGGTGTCGGCGGGCGTTCGCCGCATCGAGGCGTTGGCCGGCCAGGCGGCCGAGGACCATGTCCGCCATCAGGCCGATCTCCTGCAGGGGGCGGCGGCGGCACTCAAGGTGCGACCGGAGGATCTGCCATCCCGGCTGCAGGCGCTGATCGAGGGACAACGGCGTATCGAGCGCGAGCTCTCGGAGGCACGCAAGGCGCTCGCTTTGGCGGGCGGCGGTTTGGGTGGCGCGGCATCGACGGCCGACGACGTGCGGCAGATCGGCAAGGTCAAGATGATCGGCCGGGTGCTGAACGGCGTTCCGGGCAAGGACCTCAAGGGCATGGCCGACGAGTTCAAGAAGAAGCTCGGATCGGGCGTGGTCGCCCTGATCGGAGTCGAGGAGGGCAAGGCCTCCGCGGTGGTCGGCGTGACGGACGATCTTTCGAAGACTCTGAGCGCCGTCGAGCTGGTCAGGGCCGGCGTCGCCGCGCTCGGCGGCAAGGGCGGCGGCGGCCGGCCCGACATGGCGCAGGGTGGCGGCCCCGATGCTGCCAGGGCGTCGGATGCCCTCAAGGCGATCGAGGCGGCGGTCGGGGGAGCCGGCTAG
- a CDS encoding PAS domain S-box protein codes for MQRDPRQPTPSTSDEQYRLLVDAVIDYAIYMLDPSGRVSSWNSGARRLKGYEAGEIIGQHFSRFYTDEDRAAGVPDNALASAAREGKFEAEGWRVRKDGSRFWASVVVDAIRDRAGKLVGFAKITRDTTERREAQIELERTREALFQSQKMESLGQLTGGIAHDFNNLLTAILGSLELIGKKLPEQTRAGSDVAGLLANAIQAAQRGAWLTRRMLAFARRENLELRPTNLYDLTRGMTELLRRSLGPSIFIETRFPQTLNLVQADPNQLELALLNLAMNARDAMPEGGPVILAAREEEVRAGGFLAPGRYVCLSVMDRGAGMDEPTLSRAIEPFFTTKGAGKGTGLGLSMVHGMAEQLGGRLVLSSRKGEGTTAELWLPVASEEEPASAQSDDEEAHERVARGLRVLAVDDDALVLMNTALMLESLGHKVFSATSGRQALDILQRGEEIDLVITDEAMPQMRGSQLAAAIQADHPAMPVILATGYAGTTDGRLAAYPRLEKPFSQLDLAEVIEKVAAARRG; via the coding sequence ATGCAGCGGGACCCGCGTCAACCGACGCCTTCGACCAGTGACGAACAGTATCGGCTCCTCGTCGACGCGGTCATCGACTACGCCATTTACATGCTCGACCCGTCTGGCCGCGTATCGAGCTGGAACAGCGGGGCCCGCCGCCTCAAGGGTTACGAGGCGGGTGAGATCATCGGCCAGCATTTCTCGCGGTTCTACACGGACGAGGATCGGGCGGCCGGAGTGCCGGATAATGCTCTCGCGAGTGCCGCCCGCGAGGGCAAGTTCGAGGCCGAAGGTTGGCGCGTACGCAAGGACGGTTCGCGCTTCTGGGCGAGCGTCGTGGTCGACGCCATACGCGACCGGGCAGGGAAGCTGGTCGGCTTCGCCAAGATCACGCGCGACACCACGGAGCGGCGCGAGGCCCAGATCGAGCTCGAACGGACGCGCGAGGCGCTATTCCAGTCGCAGAAGATGGAGTCCCTCGGCCAGCTCACGGGCGGTATAGCGCACGACTTCAACAACCTCCTGACGGCCATCCTCGGCAGCCTCGAACTGATCGGCAAGAAACTTCCCGAGCAAACCAGGGCTGGATCCGACGTCGCCGGGCTGCTTGCGAACGCCATCCAGGCGGCGCAGCGCGGCGCGTGGTTGACACGGCGCATGTTGGCATTCGCGCGCCGCGAGAACCTCGAGTTGCGACCCACGAACCTGTATGACCTGACGCGCGGTATGACCGAGTTGCTGCGCCGCTCGCTCGGTCCATCCATTTTCATAGAGACCCGGTTCCCGCAGACGCTCAATCTGGTGCAGGCGGATCCTAACCAACTCGAGCTGGCATTGCTCAATCTGGCGATGAACGCGCGCGACGCGATGCCGGAGGGCGGCCCCGTGATCCTCGCCGCGCGCGAAGAGGAGGTCCGTGCTGGCGGCTTCCTCGCGCCGGGAAGGTATGTATGCCTGTCCGTGATGGACCGCGGCGCCGGCATGGACGAGCCGACTCTGTCGCGAGCCATCGAGCCGTTCTTCACGACCAAGGGTGCGGGCAAGGGCACAGGTCTCGGCCTGTCGATGGTCCACGGCATGGCCGAGCAGTTGGGTGGCCGGTTGGTGCTGAGCAGCCGCAAGGGAGAGGGCACGACGGCGGAACTGTGGTTGCCGGTGGCGTCGGAGGAAGAGCCGGCGTCGGCGCAATCGGACGACGAGGAGGCGCACGAGCGCGTCGCCCGCGGCCTGCGGGTTCTCGCGGTTGACGACGACGCCCTGGTACTCATGAACACGGCTCTGATGCTCGAGAGCCTCGGTCACAAGGTGTTCTCGGCGACGTCGGGGCGCCAGGCACTCGATATCCTGCAGCGCGGCGAGGAAATCGATCTGGTCATCACCGACGAGGCGATGCCGCAGATGCGTGGCTCGCAACTCGCCGCGGCCATTCAGGCCGATCACCCCGCGATGCCGGTCATCCTGGCGACGGGATATGCCGGAACGACCGATGGCAGGCTTGCCGCCTATCCGCGGCTCGAGAAGCCGTTCAGCCAACTCGACCTTGCGGAGGTCATCGAGAAGGTCGCGGCGGCGCGTCGCGGCTGA
- a CDS encoding ion transporter: MSLLQACGAFVESSRAQRFITWLIVLNAVVLGLDTVPWVTARYGGVLDALDTAILVVFVIELATKLACHRLAFFRNGWNWFDLVVVGIALVPAAGPLAVLRTLRVLRLLRLLSVVPSMRSVVEGLFRALPGMGSIAALIGLIFYVAAVLATKLYGASFPEWFGNLGASLYSLFQIMTLESWSMGIVRPVMEVHGLAWLFFVPFILVTTFAVLNLFIGTIVSAMQSESQEEQSKDSANARTERAAMMAELGAMSAKLTHLNEEIASLRKGLELRAAAPDRV, translated from the coding sequence ATGTCGCTGCTTCAAGCGTGTGGTGCGTTCGTCGAGAGCTCCCGGGCACAGAGATTCATCACCTGGTTGATCGTCCTGAATGCGGTCGTGCTCGGCCTGGATACTGTGCCTTGGGTAACGGCGAGGTACGGGGGCGTGCTCGATGCCCTCGACACGGCCATCCTCGTCGTCTTCGTCATCGAGTTGGCGACGAAGCTCGCCTGTCACCGGCTTGCCTTCTTTCGCAACGGTTGGAACTGGTTTGACCTGGTTGTCGTCGGTATCGCATTGGTGCCGGCCGCCGGTCCCCTCGCGGTGCTGCGCACGCTCCGGGTGCTGCGCCTGTTGCGCCTGCTGTCGGTGGTGCCGTCGATGCGCTCCGTGGTCGAGGGCCTTTTCCGTGCCTTGCCCGGCATGGGATCGATCGCCGCGCTGATCGGCCTGATCTTCTACGTCGCCGCCGTGCTGGCAACCAAGCTCTACGGCGCCAGTTTCCCCGAATGGTTCGGGAACCTCGGGGCGTCGCTCTACAGCCTGTTCCAGATCATGACGCTCGAAAGCTGGTCGATGGGAATCGTACGGCCGGTGATGGAAGTGCACGGACTCGCTTGGCTGTTCTTCGTCCCCTTCATCCTCGTGACGACTTTTGCGGTGCTCAATCTCTTCATCGGCACGATCGTCTCGGCCATGCAGAGCGAGAGTCAGGAGGAGCAAAGCAAGGACTCCGCGAACGCCCGCACGGAACGTGCCGCCATGATGGCGGAACTCGGTGCGATGAGCGCCAAGCTCACCCACTTGAATGAAGAAATCGCGAGCCTGCGCAAGGGACTTGAATTGCGCGCCGCCGCGCCGGACAGGGTCTAG
- a CDS encoding acyl-CoA dehydrogenase family protein — protein sequence MNDQGVSAPARDPDAVSRARSIGPAIAAVADDIERTQEIPEPELTALHESRLFRMLLPRSAGGDQLPPWVYLRAVEEMGCHDGSVAWNIFVANSSALIAPFIPLESARTIYGDPRGLISWGPPNQHKAISAPGGYRLTGAWHFSSGIRQASWLGAHCNVVEPDGSLRLNRFSRPTMRTLLFPRDRATPIHDWHTLGMRGTASEGYSVKDLFVPEAFSGTREDPTLRRDRGPLYAFTMAGLYAVGVAGVALGIARGMLDAFVTLATEKAPRNLARLADTPAVQAELARSEAALGASRAWLVEILREVWQRADDVMPIEARDRALVRLGCSHAIGNAVAVADWVYKAAGTSSIFLGTPFERRFRDIHTLSQQIQSRDAHYETVGRILLNGDPDGSFLG from the coding sequence ATGAACGACCAAGGCGTCTCGGCGCCCGCTCGCGATCCGGACGCGGTCTCCCGCGCCCGTTCCATCGGCCCGGCGATCGCGGCGGTCGCCGACGACATCGAGCGGACCCAGGAGATCCCCGAGCCCGAGTTGACCGCGTTGCACGAGTCGCGGCTGTTTCGCATGCTGCTGCCGCGCTCCGCCGGCGGCGATCAGCTTCCGCCGTGGGTCTACCTGCGCGCAGTCGAGGAGATGGGGTGCCACGATGGCTCGGTCGCCTGGAACATCTTCGTCGCCAACTCGTCCGCGCTGATCGCGCCGTTCATTCCCCTGGAGAGCGCCCGGACCATCTACGGCGATCCACGCGGCCTGATCTCGTGGGGGCCGCCCAACCAGCACAAGGCGATCTCGGCGCCCGGCGGCTACCGGCTGACCGGCGCCTGGCACTTCTCGTCCGGCATCCGGCAGGCCAGTTGGCTCGGCGCGCACTGCAACGTCGTCGAGCCTGACGGCTCGCTGCGACTGAATCGCTTTAGCCGTCCGACAATGCGCACATTGCTGTTCCCGCGCGACAGGGCGACACCGATCCACGATTGGCACACGCTCGGCATGCGCGGGACGGCATCGGAGGGGTACAGCGTCAAGGATCTGTTCGTGCCCGAGGCCTTCTCGGGCACTCGCGAGGATCCCACCCTGCGTCGCGATCGAGGCCCGCTCTACGCCTTCACGATGGCCGGTCTCTACGCCGTAGGCGTCGCGGGTGTCGCACTCGGCATCGCGCGCGGCATGCTGGACGCCTTTGTCACACTGGCGACCGAGAAGGCGCCTCGCAATCTGGCTCGGCTCGCCGACACGCCCGCGGTGCAGGCGGAACTGGCGCGCAGCGAGGCCGCGCTCGGGGCGTCGCGCGCGTGGCTGGTCGAGATTCTCCGCGAGGTCTGGCAACGCGCCGACGACGTGATGCCGATCGAGGCGCGCGACCGCGCCCTCGTGCGGCTCGGCTGCAGCCACGCCATCGGCAACGCCGTCGCCGTCGCCGACTGGGTCTACAAGGCAGCCGGCACATCGTCGATCTTCCTCGGCACGCCGTTCGAGAGGCGCTTCCGCGACATCCACACGCTCAGCCAGCAAATCCAGTCGCGCGACGCGCACTACGAGACCGTGGGCCGAATCTTGCTCAACGGCGACCCCGACGGAAGCTTCCTGGGCTAG
- a CDS encoding CoA transferase — MGITPPLEGIRVVELTHTILGPSCGMILADLGAEVIKVEPVDGDRTRRLKGFGAGFFGYFNRNKKSLALDADAPEGRRVLEKLLQSADVMIENFAPGSMSRRGLGPEHLEKINPRLVYCALKGFLPGPYEKRPALDEVVQMMGGLAYMTGPSGRPLRAGTSVIDIVGGMFGAFGTVLALKQRDRTGRGGLVESALFESVVFLMGQHLAITAMNGAPPPPMPERVSSWAVYEIFNTSDGQQVFIGITSDGQWKRFCEFFRQPELAADPRLATNNQRIEARPWLVPKVAEVFRRYGKDELERLCLEADISFAPVARPQDLFNHPHLLANGSLAPTTLPGGVQTRLPLLPFQMLGWRPPLVSDPPEIGQHNDEVLREIGCTAATIISLRSAGILGPR, encoded by the coding sequence ATGGGTATCACTCCACCCCTCGAAGGCATTCGCGTCGTCGAGTTGACGCATACGATTCTCGGGCCGTCCTGCGGCATGATCCTGGCCGATCTCGGCGCCGAGGTGATCAAGGTCGAGCCGGTGGACGGCGACCGCACGCGCAGGCTCAAGGGCTTCGGTGCCGGCTTCTTCGGCTACTTCAATCGCAACAAGAAGAGTCTGGCGCTCGACGCCGATGCGCCCGAGGGGCGCAGGGTGCTGGAGAAGCTGCTGCAATCGGCCGACGTGATGATCGAGAACTTCGCGCCGGGCTCGATGAGCAGGCGCGGGCTGGGACCGGAGCATCTGGAAAAGATCAATCCGCGCCTCGTCTATTGCGCCCTCAAGGGCTTCCTGCCGGGGCCTTACGAGAAGCGGCCGGCGCTCGACGAGGTCGTGCAGATGATGGGCGGTCTTGCCTACATGACCGGCCCGAGCGGCCGGCCGCTGCGCGCCGGCACGTCGGTGATCGACATTGTCGGCGGCATGTTCGGCGCCTTCGGCACGGTGCTGGCGCTGAAGCAGCGCGACCGCACGGGGAGGGGCGGCCTGGTCGAGAGTGCACTCTTCGAATCGGTCGTCTTCCTGATGGGCCAGCACCTCGCCATCACGGCGATGAACGGCGCGCCGCCGCCGCCCATGCCCGAGCGGGTGAGCTCGTGGGCGGTCTACGAGATCTTCAACACCTCGGACGGCCAGCAGGTCTTCATCGGCATCACCAGCGACGGCCAGTGGAAGCGCTTCTGCGAGTTCTTCAGGCAGCCCGAGCTGGCCGCCGATCCCAGGCTCGCTACCAACAACCAGCGCATCGAGGCGCGGCCGTGGCTGGTGCCGAAGGTGGCCGAGGTCTTCAGGCGCTACGGCAAGGACGAGCTCGAGCGCCTGTGCCTCGAGGCCGACATCTCCTTCGCGCCCGTCGCGCGGCCGCAGGACCTGTTCAACCATCCGCACCTTCTGGCCAACGGCTCGCTCGCGCCGACGACGCTTCCCGGCGGTGTGCAGACGCGCCTGCCGCTGCTGCCGTTCCAGATGCTGGGCTGGCGTCCGCCGCTGGTCAGCGATCCGCCGGAGATCGGCCAGCACAATGACGAGGTGCTGCGCGAGATCGGCTGCACCGCCGCGACGATTATCAGCCTCAGGTCGGCGGGAATTCTCGGACCGCGATAG